Genomic segment of Malus domestica chromosome 15, GDT2T_hap1:
TACGAGTGAAGAGAGAGTAGTTTGCTTTAGACTAAACATAACCAACCGGGTGAACAGCTTCCATGAACTTTGCAAACCATTGGTGAGAGGCTTGTTTGAGGCCATACAGTGATTTGTTAAGATGACACACTAAGTTCTCCTTCTGTCGCTGAAAATCAGGTGGAGAAGACCAGTGGTGTAGCCAGAGTTTTCAAATAATGGGGTCTTAATATCAACTACAAAAACTTTATTAGGTCATTTCGTCAAGCACCTAGTTGGCTCCTGCCAATTCGTGCCAACATATGCCGAAAAACTTATGCTAACAAATGTCAAAAACTACTATTATTTGTAGAGGTTTGTCGAGGGTGGATGCATGATATTGTGGAGTAGTGTTGAAGACTGCTAAGACTTTTCAACTAAGGTGTTTCATCGAGCTCATGGTGCGTAGAATAGAGTTGCAcacaagaaaagagaaaaggaagacaaATATGATAGAAGATATAAGTAGTAGGAGGAAGCTGTAACTTAGTTTGTCTTAGCTGTTTATGGGTCAAATAcaatacataaacaaatatatTTTGATGTTGTTAGGGTCAAGGGCAACCAATGACCCAATGCTGGCTCCACCACTGAAGAAGACATGTAAATCTCTTTATGAAGATCACCATGAAAGAATGTGTTATTGACATCAAGCTGATTAAGTGACATATTATGTGCAGCGGCAAGCGCAAACAAGCAACAAACTACATCCACCTCATTCTTATGTGGATATCCACATAAGAATCAGCAGGCGACAAACAACATCCATAGAAAGGCTTTCTTACATCATTATATCCTTTTCTCCATCTAATTTTATTTGCAATCAACAACCAACATTTCGCGTCAATTCAATTCCACGTAGCATTTAAACCctaatttgagttttttttttttttcagcacTTCAAATGTAGAAGACACTCTTTtactcttggagaagaaaatagaaaatacaTTGTACATGAATTAACATCTCCTACTACTGAAGCAAATGCTACTCCATGAAATGACACcaattatttaataaaataccaaaaaaagaaagagcatTATAAACTCTCAGTTGCAACTGTCACTGAAATTCCAGAGATTACATAAAAAACCATCTCTTCCAAAAATTTACCGCAAAGTTCTTACTTTGTAGCAATTAGAAGCATCTTCCTCCATATCCTGCATTTCTATATAGTGCTTGCTTTATGTCTTCAGAAGTTACCATTGTTCTCTGATCAAAATCCTGTTTCCATAACATCAATGAATCACCAGGCaataaaaaacattaatttaataCTTTTCCAACTACGCAAGCCACAAACAGattctataaatatatattattggaAAGCCAAAAAAACCCAGTGCCATTGCGGCATCAgaaagcaagaaaaaaaaaaggcaattcACATACCTCTGAACAAGCAGCTTGCATTGCAAAGTCATTGAAGCAGCTAATAACACACTGTTGAATCTCAAGGCCTAAGGCTTCCAAGGTAGATACTGTTGATAACAACAGCCCTGGCTTTCCTGTACAGCATATGTCAATCTTGGTGTCCACATTCCTCCTTTGCACATCAAACTGCAAATCAGTACCACAGCAATGTCAATTCAGGATTGCTTTTTTTTAGCAATATTCTAATTTAATCTAAATTGCGGGGCAGGGGACTTAAAATTGGGTGCAGAAAGAAGAACACAAAGTGCTCTAGTCAACTCGGCTACGTCATTTTGAGATTTAAATTTGAGGATTTAAGAAGTGCTTGAAGTTGATGCGTTGCAGAGTACATACCTTAGGTGAGTTCCTGACTAGCATTTCATTTGGTTTTATATCCTTGAAAAGGCTCATCACATTTAACTGATCTGGATCCGCTTCAATTTCTTGTTGCAAATTGTTGATTCTCTCTAGGAGCTCCTTCATGTAATCTATAGTGTCTCCAAGTATAGATGTTCTATCCATCTACAAACCATTTTAATAAATTAAGCAAGAAAATTAGTCTCTGTATTCAACGTTAATCATATCTACATGCATTCTGAAAAAATGGGGTTAAACTTAATTACCTTACTTATCTTGGGCACAATTGATCTTAGCATCGAAAGCCGGTCGTTCAAtcgctttcttcttcttctctcagcCATTAGATTCTTTGATGGCTGCCCCTGCAACTTCTTATTATTAGCTCTGGTATTTCTCTCCACACACATTCCAATGTTGAAAGCTGGGACTTGGTCAGGGGACTGAGTTGGCTCCACTTTGCAGCCAGCAGCTTCAGCTTGAGTCTCCAAGTTGTGCATTTCATCACCAAGGAAACCcaactcttcttcttcaagcatgGACCACGGATTGTCTTCCGGGACCGGAAACGGTGGTGTGTCGAGGGTGTTGTAGGATGAGTCAGTGACCTGCTGGTGAGCTGAGAGCAGTGCTTCATCAGTAATGCCAAAGCCTAAGGGATAATAGACTTCTTGATTGACGGTGGTGTTACTGTTGAAGTTGCTGCTGTTAAAGTTGGGTTCAAATGAAGGTGAGAAATCATGGATGCAGGAAGAAATTGGGAGGAAAGAAGATGAAGGGTTTTGTTGATCAAAGTAATCAAAATTTCCCCAGCTACCACTACTAGACAACAATTCATTCATTTCTGTTGGAATATTGGTTTCCCATGTACTGCTACTACTACTGTCTCTTCTTAGAGCTAATAACTCCTCTAAGAAACCATGTTCATTcaactccatctctctctctctctctctctctctctctctctctctctctctctctctctctctctctctctctctctctctcttgggaATGTTGATGTTGCTAATTAGGTTAGTGCCCTGATAACAAGATGCACCAAGTGGAATATTTATATAGGAACAAGTTTTCAAAAGGCTTCCATTATTATAATACGTTTCActtctattattttatttatttattttaggaCCCTCTAACCTAAGATTAATATGGAATCTCTCTCAGGTAATACTGCTTCTTGCTATACTGGTTTAACTCCTTACATTACATAGATGAGaattcttctttatttgcaaACCACGCGTGTGTAGAAATGGCTAAGCATATTTGATGTACTCAAACGGTTCGAGCAGCATGCTTTTCTTTTTATACgcaagtttgaattttttttaacatgtcaAATTGTAATTTACATGAAAAAGCAGCTGAACTAAGAAGACAAATATCCTTCGTCTAAAGGAGGGATTTCAAGTCTTTTTCACCGAAATCTCTGCAATCAAAACAACACACAATATAAAATTGATATGCTCGGAAAACTTTGACCCACACTTTCAAAGGATGGGGTTAGCATTATAGACCATGTCCGGTTCCTTGTATGCTTGAGCTCAGTAATATTACCTGGCCACGAGAGATTTTCAGTATATTGGAATACTACTCGGTACAATAAGTATCATAGTATAAGCAGtttgatattttaaaaaaaaattcaattacttGTATTATAATATTTGGTGTATTAATCTATGTTTTCGGcatactcaaaaaaaaaatttcatgatcATAAATTTTCTCTGTTGAGAAAAATGGCTGAGTTGGGTCCCATGCAACAATGCCTCCAAAATTTGGGTGAGCTCACAAATTCAAATGAGTTGGTGGGCCTCGTTTGTTTTCTTTCTGCCTCTTATTGCTAAAGTTATAATTATTCGTCGACATTTGTTTTTAATCAGCCTGTGCAACTAATAACTTGATTATTCTCTTCTTTTTCGTTTTGAGATTTAGTAGATAGATGGTGGGTTTTTCATTCTGTCCTCACCTATGTACATGAATCAAGAGTGTAGAACATTTATTGATCATTTTGATGACGGTCTCTTTAACAAAGATGAACATCATTTTGGTTAGCAGTCATTAAAAGTGGTCTACATAACACCGctcaaaataaaactttaatggTAACTTCCCAGCACTACTAGGTGAAGTACTTTTGTAGGTACCAAATCGAGTTACACTTTGCCAAGTatttaaagtttttgtttacAATTAAAATTTTGGCATCCAAGAGAAATTTTAACTAGATGGTAATTACTAATCAATCAGCATCTCATATCGCAAGAAAGTCTTCATTGAATAATTGTAAGAGTAATTGCTAACAAAAATGTATCGTACCACCTTTTAATATGGttagaatttaaaaatataagtaGTGGTATCCTTAAGGTTTTCTCAATTGTAAATACCATTGTATATTAAAATAGTGGTTAGCTAAAGACCTATTTTGGcattgtgtttgtgtgtgttttcTAGTATTTCATGAATATGTATAGAGGCTATAGAGTCTATCATGTGTGGCTGTTAACGTTTGGTTCATACCACCAATGTACTAATTGACATTAAACATATGGGGCAATTTGTGTTGCATATATGAATCCTTAGTACTAGTATACTCCTATCAAAACAACGGTTCTTTGGTAGCTTGTGGATTTACCGAGTCGACAATATCACTATCGTTTACGTTAGCAATTTTCTTGGTCAGTAAGCTGGGAATCTGAATAAAAACTGTAATTTGAGAGTGGCGACATAGAGCCCCATCCAAATGCTGGTACAGGGTGTTTGACTTCGCAGCTTTTATGAGATATTGTATCCTTGTCCAAGTGTAGTAATGGATTGGTGCCACACAATGTGTAAGACACAAGGCCGCAAAGTACTCCGTTagcgttatatatatatatatatatatatatatatttatatttaacaaTACAAGCAATTATACAGGGTTTAGTATTATCTGGTGAAGGAGAAACATGATTTTAacaataaatgtttatgttgcgaAACTATAAACTTAAACTGTAGTATATTCAAGTGAAGATCAAACGACTTAGTGATATTAAGATCAGTGTATTGACATTATAAGCATATCTCATTTTGTTATCAAACAGAATGATACTAtgataaaataacatttttctttaattgtGTATAGGTAGGTATGATACTTTCGCTAGATTAGGCTCTAGCTTCCTCATTACAAAGTTGGATTGCATCCACACCATGTGTAGCTCTAACTTTTTTCTCGGTGGAGTTCTTACAATTTTGCAGACGGGTTGTACGTCCATGCAGGGGTACATTATATATCCTTcattttgttattaatttttagaGTCTTATAAAAATACCCTCCACTATCAGAGTATTTTGCAAGGAAtctaatattatatataattctatatacagcagctgtTTTAAGGGTTAAACAATGGAGATAAGCCTAATTACGTTAGCCACAAGACAAAGGTGGGATCTATAAACCTAAAATTGAGTCTGGTTTATGGGTAGAATTGTTGAGCTGTATGGAAACGTGAGCTAGAAACTAAAATTGATTCTGGTTTATTTAGCCAAGGGCAGACAAATTGTGTGTTTTGCTACTAATTAAGTTTAAAGACTATAAGTACTTACTTATGAACGAATCTGAGCCACATgctattcaagaaaaaaaaaaaaacaagcaacAGTGAACAGATAGTTGTTGACATGTGGTGAAGAGTCCAGCGAGCTAGCTACTTAACCTAGTAATTATGCAGCTGGGTGCATGTTATGCACAAACGCGCTAAAGATTAGTTATGATTCATTAAATGAAACACCAGTTCCCTCGATCATAAGAAATTAgggggaaaaaaaagaaggcaaGTAATTCTCTTTGAAAACATTGCACCGagataaaaacatataaatattcagGTGGCAAGAGAAAAGGTTGCATTTGGTTTCGATTGAAGTTTGAGTTTCTATTTGATAGTGTTGACTCTTTGCTATTTTCTTAGCAGCCTAGCTGCCATTCTAGGTATGAAATGATGAAACATCTAACAAATGATTAAAACTTGTTAGAAACTAAGGGAAAAGGATCATCGTCGTGATctcatccgttcatcgtacatcatgtgatcagaaattatttcaaaatttaaaatttaaaattaaatatgaatagtatctAATGAAAACTGATTGCACAATATAACGGATGAGATCACTGGATCCCTAGAAAAAGAATTCGGATCCTTTTCCGAAACTAAGAACCATTACAATAATGGTAAAGGcaatttataatttaatataCGTTTCGTACTCGAGGCTATTTGTTTGATGTTAATCCTAAGGGTTATATTACTGGATTGAAATCctcaaaaataaaatgatgaaattaGACATAAAAGAAAGATATATAAGGTaaacaattgttttttttttttaataaagaagATATATCACTACACATTCATAGCAAATTAGTCGATCATCCTCCCATGCAGTTGCACTAAacaacattttctttttttaattgttgatAAACAGTTTTCAAGCATATACATTAAGAATAATTTGTGTTCCACTTTGGGAATGAGCTCGCTCCTCTTTTTGATATAGATCAATCATATCGTAACACGTGTTCAATATtttaaaacgaaacaaaatagATAGATCCAAATTAGGAGTTTGAGTATGATTAagagtttattttttaaaaaagatAAACACATGCCAATATATGATTAGTTTATATCAAATGCAAGAACGAGCTCATCCCCAAAAAGGAATTCAAATATTATCGTTACACAATTGCCAAATCACGTTGTAATTTACGTGTCAAGTGCACGGATCAGAAAACGTGAGGTAGAATATGTAGAATTATCAAAGAGGCGTGCCAAAGGTCCATTTCCAATATTGTTTCCAACTTAATAACTACCACATGCCCAATCCATCAGGTGGTCACACGtgggagatccacacatcgacAATCAAGTGGAGCTAAGGGGACTCATCCTACACGCAGGGTCAAGGGACCAACCATCATTGCGCGAGGCCAAGGGAATCCACCCATACGCATCACTTGGCAATACAGGTTGGCTCCCTAGTTCTGATACCGtatagaattatcagagagatgGGCCAAATGTCCACTTTCAACGACACCAATACGGTCCCTAACTTGATAATTACCATCTGCCCAATCCATCAGGTGtagagttttatcacaaaagatatGATCGATCTGGATATTTCAACATAATATATTTTCATAAATCGTGTGCATATCTCAATTACCGcacgagttttttttttttttttttttgggcaaacaaaatttgatggcTGATTTCGAAACCGTCCCCAATACCAACCCAAAAATAGCTGACTATTCCTATCTCCCCAACACATGCATTAGAATTAGTCTTAGCCTAATAATTAGTTAACCATatgttttagtttcttgtttatGATTACTCGTGTACAGTATGTTCAATATATTTGTAActaaatatatgtatgtatatgtcgAGCCATATATCCTCACTCATCTTGTTAACCGTACTTTTATGCACAACACaccaataatatttttattgttaCATGACTAAACCATGCCATTGGGCAAAGAAGATCCTTTTACTTACATGCTTATATACCACATTATTTGTACTTTTCATTATAATTAAGTCCACTGGTCCATATTGCATATAAGGTTAATTCGTCCAGCTAGATATGTATTAtgtaatccaaaaaaaaaatctagatttttgttttgttggctATAATTTTGTCTTGATTGTTTATATTGAAATGATATAAGTAGATCAGTTTTGTTATCTATATAATATTTCTAAGGCATGATTGGATAAATGATCTTCTTAGTGATAAAGTAGTCAGAAAATAGCTCATGTGGTAAGAATTCGTATTTATAATCATTGTAGTGAAGTCCGTTAggatttaaacaaaaaaaaaaaaaaaaaaaaaaacttccattTTTTTCTCCGTTAAATGCATTAGTCATGGCTTCACACTCAACAACCAAACTTCTTCCACTGCCATTGCCAGTTCCGGCCTACGATACCTTGGAATCAACTTGCTTGTTGCCTCCATGTCTTGCACTTGGGATGCTAACGTctggaggaaaacacaaggaaagAGAATTCATCTCTTTGTACATCTTTACTCTATCTTTGCTATGAAATTCTAActtttatttatagaaaaagcaagaaaaaaatcaaatggaTAGAGCAACACACGGAGCCGTGGGATAGGAACTgaggaggaactgatcaatgGGAAATTCAATGACCCAATAGTGTCTCGATtttattgagcaactagattTAGGGCTCGTTTGTCAAATTCTTTTAAATAactgaaaacgtttttaatggaaatatttttaaaaccaattcttagtaaaatgcaaatggatagcctaatttggtatgcTACACAATGgatagcctaatttggtatcaaattcgccatccacgagatttgaaccttaagacctcttacttctaagtgaagaggaataccaccagaccgtatTACTGAGTGGTAATTTAACTAGAAATATAAGTAGTAGCTGGAAATTACAAGACCAAATACAAAATTGAAGTAATAGTGTCAAATAAAAACAGCAAAATTAAACTATTCATAGCCTCTCCGGGCTCGGAAATGGTGGATAACCGTGACTTGTCATCAGTTGTCcccatttaaaataaaaataaataaataaataaagagaaaaacTATCCATCACCATGGTTATGATAATTATGATGAATAGAAACTTGaggaatttgaaaagaaaaaggaaggttatattttatttctatgtttaagaaaaaaaacaaattttatttaTCAATAGGGAGAAGGAGAATGTACAATCAAGatttaaagaaaattttaatttccacggCATTTACACATAAATGTGACATTTAAGATATGGTCCTTACATTATTGATTATACAAAAAAGTGTACGTAGAACTAAAATTAAGtttcatttgatttgatttttattattaGCATTTTCTACTCAAGTATACactaaaaaggaaaaaggttTGAACCAGATTGTAATAAGAATACATTAAACAATAGAGCAATTCACAACTtgtaaagaaaattaaatttttatttaagaaaatttGTAGTTCAAGTGTTTAAACCATGCATATAAAGTCCTAAGTTTTTGTTCAAGTAGTTTATAGTTCAACGGCATCAACTATAACATATTATCTGGGTGTGCGTTATTCATATTATTACTATTAGCATCAGCTATAACATATTATCTGGGTGTGCGTTATTCATATTACTATTAGCTATCAATAATAAAGATGTGACAAACAAAAACATATTAACATCGTAGTGGTGAACATTTGATAAGGATGGACTTCTTTTGATTTTAATTCACTACATACCGATTGAATGAAGTTGAGATTTtactataaaattaattaatatggagAATAGTCCAATTTTTTATAAATCTTAGCTAAATTTCTTATTTCAACAATTCAGAACTCTTTTACCTTTACATCTTCACACGGTAAAGCcatccattaaaaaaaaattatatatatatttatttatatttaatattgagCTAATTATGTAGTTGTTAGTGTCATTACATCTGTGGATGCATATTGAACAAatcaaaaaacataaaatcaaagaaataagTCATGAGATTCGAGGGATTAATTAACAACAACTGGAGATCAAACTATAATTAAGCTAATCAAACTCTAAATGACAAGACTGGTACGACCACGAGAGGCACAGGGCACCGTTGTTATATGGCTCCTATGGGTGGTGTGAGAGAAAACCGCGGCTTCATCCCCCTACCACCCCGACACTAAGCGGTTTTTCAAAGCGGTTTCATTTGCATAATGCATGCACGCACGTCACACAGAATTCAATACAACTTTTGACAGCCCACAATATCGGAATGGGGTGGTGAGGTCGTCTCCAAAAACTACTACTggttttctctccctctctctctgtctaaGTTTTTGTCTTTTTATGGGTTGTTTGTTAGCACCATTCACAGTGGGTAGGGGGTCCAAAGGGGGCGTAGCGGCCAAAATGCTACAGTGCTAGCTCTGCGTACTCGGCCATTTTCTATAGAAGAGTAGTAGGTCGTCATTTTTTGCCTTTTTGGAAACAGAAGTTGCTTCCTTGTGTCCATGTGTATAGCCGTATGTGGTAGTGTGTGAGTTGCAAAACTTACCATTATACACATATAGGTCGCTTCTGTTTCACCTTCTTACATCATCTCTAACTCTTGGcttataatataaaaatttaggttttaaccaaaaatcagtttttctactccaacccttCTAGGTTGAATTTTTATCtctagattattaaagaatgaatatagtttaatttttttctaaaagtaacttttaaaagaaaaaattatgtaaactatcctaatttaattctatgaacattttaacctaataaTATTTACATTTCGATcaatattgaaaaattactaAACCGACACCATAAAACTCATGGAACACtatgaaataatataaaacacatgaaagaatttttctaaaattattttaacctttggatttaaatttagaccgttagatctttctttttttataaatataaaactaaataaaatacaCATATACGCCCACTAACCTGGGGGCAGAGGGTTCTAGCctaaatttacccaaaaaatgaGTCTTTGGTTCAAACTTATATTTTGCCCAGAGGTTGGAGCAAGTTGGGATAGGCGGGATTACTGGTCCGAAGTAAGTCTTAGGTGAAAGTCGACTAGCTAGGATTACTAGTTCCGTATTTAGTATGACTAAGAATTAACTTAAATGAAATTAATCCAGACTCGCTTGGACCGCTGACCTTACTAACGCGTTATCTGATCCCGAGCAACTTATTAAGCGGGAGAGAGGAGGAGGCCGAATCTGTTTCCTTGTGTCTATGTGCATGGCTGTCTGCGGTAGCATGTGAGTTACAAAACTTACCATTACACTAATAGAGGCCCTTTAAAGGAAAGGATcccctattttatttcaaaattagggattagttgtgggacATACTTTACATTGAATTTCAATGATCTGAgctatttattttgtaagtctcgattcatagatcatctttacaaaaattcaattcaatccgaaaccattttcctatttaattatcacgttgaaatttcaatgttttcctAAAACAAGTGTTCgccaatttctttgaactcaattagatgtctcaaatattttcgatttggctaatattttacaAGGATAacctatgaggtgcaacttgaaaaatagaccgCTTGTTAAAGTTTGATATGGTGTTGACCATACAACTAATttccatttatatatataaaataaaaaaataaaaataaaaaagtggaAATCCTTTCTCTTAAAagccccatatatatatatatgcccatGTGAAATTAGAGATTAGTTACTCCTAAGTGTTTATAATCGACACCCTtgcattatatttctttctattACCTAAAAGATATCACTCAAACATGGACCGAACATCAACAATGTATCATATAAATACAATATTATATAAAGGTGATAATAATCATTGTCCTTATCactattttttatgtttaagcCTGAATTTATACCCTAAGTTGTGCCCAAAAGATTAGTGAACAATATAATGAGATACGTACTAAAGCTGAGACCACACAGAGCCACACAGAGCAAAAAAATAGTGAACAATATAATGAGATTCATAACCACACAGAGTCACTGCTAAAGCTGAGACCACAAACCGCTAGACGTTACAAACATACACAAAACACAATTAAATGGAAAGAACAAACCCTCGGCTTATTTTCACAGCTGACCAATATCATTTATATACAAAGTACTACAAATCGGTACCCGGTTACACGTAACCAATCAGTGCACTTGATATTATCATTATTGCAGTGTAAAAGTTGATGCACTGCAAAAATGAGCTTTTACTTGGATGTTGGGTTGGCCCTATGAAATTTTGTGTACGTTTCCATGGGTGGGAAATCCTTGAGTCCTCCTTCACGAGTCCTTTACGGGCAAGAAAACGAGATGCATGGCAACCCCACCACATATTCATATTTTCACTCAGATCCTCCGCAGATTCACTGATTcactcatcatcatcatcaaaaggCGTGTCAATTCAAATAATGAAATATCCAGATCTTTCTCTGCCGTCCGGTCGCTCTGCTTATGTAATGTTAAATTACATGCATGTACCAATTTGGTTGCTACTTCATTTGATTTTATATATGAAAGTCATACAaaaaacataagtgatgctTCTGCGCCTTTCTTCCATATGTCCACACTTCATTCGCTTGTGTGTAAAGTTTGTTTCCTCACAACCCTAGCTAGTCTAATTTATTAATGacattctcttttgtttttttttaactttcttttcttggttaaaagAACACTATtacatattaggttttttttttttatcgaaaaCTATAGAATTAGATAAAAAGCAGCTTACACAGCCCTTATGACCCACCACAACTGCGACTTAAAAAGTGTCTACATTCTTATTTGTCACCTAGTAAAAATTATTGACGCTGTTGTAAAAAGAGGAAAAATTATTGACCCTGGTACGTAATAAAGTTAGTAAATTTCACACCATTCAATAAGAAATTGTGTAAAcagaaaaaatgataaaaaaggagAAGTAAATTGAACACATCACAAATTTTTACATATAGGAAAGAGAAATTTCGACAGATAAGGAGCTCCTTTATAAATGATGTTAAATGTAACAGTACTGCTTGTTAGTAAACCATCTCATAACTTTCTGCAAATTTCGTGTTCACCAACTTAATTGTtggattttatattttattatacaTGTGCAacacattttatattttattcatACTTAACAATTCCTGATATGAAATTTTACATTGATAATTCCAATTATTTTGTAACAAGATGAAATTAAAGTCGCAAATCTTCGCTCATTATGAACTCATTTATGTGAATTGGATGCTCTTAActtttttaaagaaatttgtTTCTCCGTCCTACTGAAAAATTTGGATCGTATTAAATTTGGGTCGTAAAACCATGTGCATAATCTTTTGCTGAACTCAACAGTTAATCGATGGATtgggaaataaaaattaaactataaaacaTTGAAATTATGAGATGGTGTTAATTTTACAGCACTGGTGCGTCTGATCATTATGCATATTATTCCTGGTTTCTCTTGTTAGGGTTTGGTAAGGTTAAATACTAAAATAGAGCACGCAAAGTGCTACGTACCTATTGAATAACATCAATAGAAGTGCACGATAGAAGTGCACGGAAGCTCATAACAACATGGcaaagatcaaatgaattgcaATATTGTCTGGAACAAGCATCTTTTTGTGTAATGctttaagaaaatatatatcAGGACTATGCTTAATTATTGGAACAAAAACATGAAACCGTGTTGATATCCTCAAAAGAGAATGCTTATAGGAGCAAAAACAATGAAATCGTGTTGAGGGGGACGTTATTGCTAAACATCAAAATATTCACAGAGTCCATTTTAAAACTTTAATtaataaggttttttttttcgcaAATGGTTTGACGTTTAGGCAACTAATCACTACCGTCCTTCACATTTCAAATTGATAAATATCGTCCCCACGCCTATTATTTCGTCGGCAATTTCGTCAAATCCTCGACCCACGACTTGGGTGACCTAATTTGTCAGTCATTTGCCTCTCTTCACCTTCAGTTTGACGTCAAATTGTCCATTTTAAAGCAGAAGAACAATATTGGGTTGGCGGTTACAACTCTGAAACTTTTCAATCATTGTCAGCCTTTGGTTGAATTCATTGAGGGAAGAGGATGCGGTCCGGATCTCTCACATCAAAGACTcaggatcaagtgatccggactgttgaaatttaatccaatggttacaattattataacttttagaaagGTTCcttgtttgtaaccgttggattaaatttcaaatgtCCGAATCACTTGATCCTGAACCTTTAATGAGAAGGA
This window contains:
- the LOC103402030 gene encoding transcription factor bHLH93-like; protein product: MELNEHGFLEELLALRRDSSSSSTWETNIPTEMNELLSSSGSWGNFDYFDQQNPSSSFLPISSCIHDFSPSFEPNFNSSNFNSNTTVNQEVYYPLGFGITDEALLSAHQQVTDSSYNTLDTPPFPVPEDNPWSMLEEEELGFLGDEMHNLETQAEAAGCKVEPTQSPDQVPAFNIGMCVERNTRANNKKLQGQPSKNLMAERRRRKRLNDRLSMLRSIVPKISKMDRTSILGDTIDYMKELLERINNLQQEIEADPDQLNVMSLFKDIKPNEMLVRNSPKFDVQRRNVDTKIDICCTGKPGLLLSTVSTLEALGLEIQQCVISCFNDFAMQAACSEDFDQRTMVTSEDIKQALYRNAGYGGRCF